From a single Fulvivirga ulvae genomic region:
- the gpmI gene encoding 2,3-bisphosphoglycerate-independent phosphoglycerate mutase: MNKKVLLMILDGWGLGQNPEISAIAKANTPFMDSVWEKYPHSKLEASGLAVGLPEGQMGNSEVGHMNIGAGRVVYQDLVKINKAFEEHTIDDSPVLNDAFDYAKKENKKVHFIGLISDGGVHSHINHVKGLCSIASDKGLDKVYIHAFTDGRDTDPKAGEKYLADLQAHAEKTTGQIASVVGRYYAMDRDNRWERVKKAYDLMVNGEGKPARDILKAVKESYMEDVTDEFILPIVHVDDTNQPIAKIEEEDVVICFNFRTDRGRQITQALTQKDFHEQNMHKLNLHYVTMTTYDDTFKGVKVIFEKDNLQNTLGEVLERNNKKQIRIAETEKYPHVTFFFSGGREGEFKGEKRILCPSPKVATYDLQPEMSAKDIRDKIIPELEAKDPDFICLNFANPDMVGHTGVFEAAVKACETVDSCAQAVVEVALKNGYSTIIIADHGNSDIMINPDGTPNTAHTTNLVPCVFVDSDFIGSVKDGKLGDLAPTILKMMGVQVPSEMTGDVLI, translated from the coding sequence ATGAACAAGAAAGTACTTCTGATGATCCTGGATGGTTGGGGTTTAGGACAAAACCCTGAAATATCAGCTATTGCTAAGGCAAACACCCCTTTTATGGATTCTGTTTGGGAAAAATACCCCCATAGCAAGCTTGAAGCCTCAGGACTGGCGGTTGGTTTGCCGGAAGGTCAGATGGGAAATTCAGAAGTGGGCCATATGAATATTGGTGCCGGAAGGGTAGTTTACCAGGATCTGGTAAAAATCAATAAAGCATTTGAAGAGCACACCATAGATGATAGCCCTGTTTTAAACGATGCATTTGATTATGCTAAAAAAGAAAATAAGAAAGTCCACTTCATTGGCTTGATATCCGATGGCGGTGTGCACTCACACATTAACCATGTGAAAGGTCTGTGTTCCATAGCCAGTGATAAAGGTTTGGATAAAGTTTATATACATGCCTTTACGGATGGCCGGGATACCGACCCCAAGGCCGGTGAAAAATACTTGGCAGACCTTCAGGCACATGCGGAGAAAACCACGGGCCAGATTGCTTCTGTAGTAGGCCGCTATTATGCCATGGACAGAGATAACCGTTGGGAGCGTGTAAAGAAAGCTTACGATCTCATGGTAAACGGAGAAGGAAAGCCGGCAAGAGATATACTGAAAGCCGTGAAAGAATCGTACATGGAGGACGTTACCGATGAATTTATATTGCCTATAGTTCATGTGGATGACACCAATCAGCCAATTGCTAAAATAGAAGAGGAAGATGTGGTGATCTGTTTTAATTTCAGAACAGACCGTGGAAGACAAATTACCCAGGCTTTGACCCAGAAAGATTTCCACGAGCAAAACATGCACAAACTGAACCTGCATTATGTAACCATGACCACCTATGACGATACCTTTAAAGGCGTAAAGGTCATTTTTGAAAAAGACAATTTGCAAAACACGTTGGGGGAGGTACTGGAAAGAAATAACAAGAAGCAAATCCGGATAGCAGAAACCGAGAAATACCCGCATGTTACTTTCTTTTTCTCAGGAGGTCGTGAAGGTGAGTTCAAAGGAGAGAAGCGCATCCTGTGTCCTTCGCCAAAAGTAGCTACCTACGACTTGCAGCCGGAAATGAGTGCAAAAGATATCAGGGACAAGATCATACCTGAGCTTGAAGCCAAAGATCCGGACTTTATATGCCTGAACTTTGCCAACCCCGACATGGTAGGGCATACTGGTGTGTTTGAAGCGGCCGTTAAGGCCTGTGAAACCGTTGATAGTTGTGCTCAGGCGGTTGTGGAGGTTGCTTTGAAAAATGGCTACTCTACAATTATTATAGCCGATCATGGAAATTCTGATATCATGATCAATCCCGACGGCACTCCAAATACAGCACATACTACCAACCTTGTACCGTGTGTTTTCGTTGATAGTGACTTTATAGGTTCTGTCAAAGACGGTAAACTTGGTGACCTGGCTCCAACCATATTAAAGATGATGGGTGTGCAGGTGCCATCAGAAATGACGGGGGATGTACTGATCTGA
- a CDS encoding DUF3857 domain-containing transglutaminase family protein produces the protein MMSKLFLRKYKIHLLILGFGLLTRQAFSQDILNRSIPDSIKQNAKAIVLSDEARFQIHSFRKTVLHRRTVITILNPQAANLGVKGINYDKSSSIVSFKAKCYDEHGKEIEDLKKSEFLDRSNISEVSLFEDNRVRIADLRRKVYPYTVEFEYEVEYKNLFQTPNWVVQPDEKIAVLKSSFEMVGPGELIPFYEVHNASEPVKEITGVEVSLKWQFEHLKPVQFEPFGTNITFYTPVIYTTPHRFEYDGYPGEFTSWSNFGKWIKSLNANRDQLPDATISKIKALVADAQTEREKVKRIYSYLQQNTRYVSVQLGIGGFQPIEAITVDNVGYGDCKALSNYTKAMLTAAGIKSNYVLVEAGQYPRPLKEGFANSTFNHAILAVPLKNDTIWLECTSQTNPFGYLGKFTSDREVLLITEEGGVVVRTPAYEPEQNQQITVARVSIDDQGTGTVDMTVSYKGIQIENGNLDYYLRQGLEEQEKWIYRNCDISSFNLLDFKFELIERDLPEIQQKSSLEIKKLASISGKRLFIRPNLNNKSTYIPEVLEQRKTPIVKQFSYYDTDSIVYTLPIGYVPEFVPEPLILESSFGKYTSEVSIDGNRLIYTRSLLIEKGTYSKDTYEELISFYKQIARSDKQKVVMINKT, from the coding sequence ATGATGAGCAAGTTGTTCTTAAGAAAATATAAAATTCACCTGTTAATTCTTGGTTTTGGTCTGCTTACCCGGCAGGCCTTTAGCCAGGATATTCTAAATAGAAGTATTCCGGACAGCATTAAGCAAAATGCTAAAGCAATAGTGCTAAGTGATGAGGCGAGGTTTCAGATTCATAGTTTTCGCAAAACAGTTCTCCATAGGAGAACCGTAATCACGATACTTAATCCCCAGGCTGCTAATCTTGGAGTGAAGGGCATTAATTATGATAAATCCTCCTCAATTGTTTCTTTTAAAGCTAAATGCTATGATGAACACGGCAAGGAGATAGAGGACTTAAAGAAGTCCGAATTTTTAGATCGAAGTAATATTTCTGAAGTGAGTCTTTTTGAAGATAACCGCGTAAGAATAGCAGATCTTAGAAGAAAGGTATATCCATATACAGTTGAATTTGAATACGAGGTAGAATATAAAAACCTGTTTCAGACTCCTAACTGGGTCGTGCAGCCGGATGAGAAGATTGCAGTATTAAAGAGTTCTTTTGAAATGGTAGGACCAGGTGAGTTGATCCCATTTTATGAAGTACACAATGCTTCTGAGCCGGTAAAGGAGATTACTGGAGTTGAGGTAAGCCTAAAATGGCAATTTGAGCATTTGAAGCCGGTGCAATTCGAACCATTTGGAACGAATATAACTTTTTATACACCTGTAATCTACACAACTCCTCACAGATTTGAATATGATGGATACCCTGGGGAATTTACGAGCTGGAGTAACTTTGGAAAATGGATAAAATCACTCAATGCCAACCGTGACCAGTTGCCTGATGCAACAATATCTAAGATCAAAGCGCTTGTTGCAGATGCCCAAACAGAAAGGGAGAAGGTAAAAAGGATCTATAGCTACCTGCAACAAAACACCCGATATGTAAGCGTGCAACTTGGTATAGGCGGTTTTCAACCGATAGAAGCTATAACCGTCGATAATGTAGGTTATGGTGATTGCAAAGCACTTTCAAATTATACAAAGGCAATGTTGACAGCCGCAGGTATTAAATCTAACTATGTACTTGTTGAGGCAGGCCAGTATCCCAGGCCTCTGAAAGAAGGTTTTGCCAATAGTACCTTCAATCATGCGATATTGGCGGTACCCCTGAAAAATGATACTATCTGGCTGGAGTGTACAAGTCAAACCAATCCGTTTGGGTACTTGGGCAAATTCACCTCAGACCGGGAAGTGCTTTTAATCACAGAAGAGGGTGGGGTGGTTGTACGCACACCGGCATATGAGCCCGAACAAAACCAACAAATAACTGTAGCCCGGGTAAGTATAGATGATCAGGGAACTGGTACCGTTGATATGACTGTTAGCTACAAGGGTATCCAAATTGAAAATGGTAATCTGGACTATTACTTAAGGCAGGGACTTGAAGAGCAGGAAAAGTGGATATATAGGAATTGCGATATTTCGTCATTTAATCTGCTGGATTTTAAGTTTGAATTAATAGAAAGGGATTTGCCAGAGATACAGCAAAAATCTTCACTTGAGATAAAGAAACTTGCTTCCATTAGTGGAAAGAGATTATTTATTCGTCCTAATCTCAATAATAAGAGCACCTACATTCCAGAGGTACTGGAGCAAAGAAAAACGCCTATTGTTAAGCAGTTTAGCTATTATGACACTGATTCAATTGTCTATACACTACCAATAGGTTATGTACCGGAGTTTGTTCCCGAGCCTCTCATATTGGAGTCCTCCTTTGGCAAATATACCAGCGAGGTCAGTATAGACGGTAACAGACTGATATATACCCGGAGCTTATTGATAGAAAAAGGCACGTATTCAAAAGATACCTATGAAGAACTTATCAGTTTTTACAAGCAGATAGCGCGCTCTGATAAACAAAAAGTAGTGATGATCAATAAAACATAA